The Manihot esculenta cultivar AM560-2 chromosome 1, M.esculenta_v8, whole genome shotgun sequence genome has a window encoding:
- the LOC110620094 gene encoding heavy metal-associated isoprenylated plant protein 9, with translation MGEEAKQAEPKPEEKVEEKKEEKPAEEEKKEEPKPPAPFVLFVDLHCVGCAKKIEKSIMKIRGVEGVVIDMAQNQVTIKGIIEPQAVCNRIMKKTKRRAKVLSPLPEAEGEPMPQVVTSQVSESTTVELNVNMHCEACAEQLKRKILKMRGVQTATTELSTGKVIVTGTMNAEKLVDYVYRRTKKQAKIVPQPEPEPEKKEEKKEEEKPAAEEPKPEEAKPEEKKEENSEKKEEDQKATEEEPKKQEAGENPEKNENKEEAKKEEGGDQNIEVISSIDDEGMKRMMYYYQPLYVIERIPPPQLFSDENPNACSIS, from the exons ATGGGTGAAGAAGCTAAACAG GCAGAGCCCAAGCCAGAGGAGAAAGttgaagagaaaaaagaagagaagcctgctgaggaagagaagaaggaagAGCCAAAACCACCTGCTCCCTTCGTTTTGTTCGTGGACCTGCATTGTGTGGGGTGTGCGAAGAAGATTGAAAAGTCTATCATGAAGATTAGAGGCGTGGAGGGAGTTGTGATAGATATGGCTCAAAACCAGGTTACTATAAAAGGAATAATTGAACCTCAAGCTGTTTGCAACAGAATCATGAAGAAAACCAAGAGAAGAGCTAAAGTTTTGTCTCCATTGCCTGAAGCTGAGGGTGAACCAATGCCCCAAGTTGTCACCTCACAG GTCAGTGAATCAACAACTGTAGAGCTAAACGTAAACATGCACTGTGAGGCCTGTGCTGAGCAACTGAAGAGAAAGATACTCAAAATGAGAG GAGTGCAAACAGCTACAACGGAGTTAAGCACAGGGAAGGTAATAGTGACAGGGACGATGAATGCAGAGAAGCTGGTGGATTATGTTTATAGACGCACCAAAAAGCAAGCGAAGATAGTGCCACAGCCAGAGCCTGAaccagaaaagaaagaagagaaaaaagaagaagagaaaccaGCAGCAGAAGAACCTAAACCAGAAGAAGCAAAAccagaagagaaaaaagaagaaaactcagagaagaaagaagaggaTCAAAAAGCAACAGAAGAAGAACCCAAGAAACAAGAAGCTGGTGAAAACCCTGAGAAAAATGAGAACAAAGAAGAGGCCAAGAAGGAAGAAGGAGGAGATCAGAATATTGAAGTTATAAGCAGCATTGATGATGAAGGTATGAAGAGAATGATGTACTATTACCAGCCACTTTACGTGATTGAGCGAATCCCACCTCCTCAGCTCTTCAGTGATGAGAATCCCAATGCATGTTCTATTTCAtga
- the LOC110623017 gene encoding heavy metal-associated isoprenylated plant protein 28 gives MANMQIVPASKNVQAQYVEMMVPLYSYGCERKVKKTLSHLKGIYSVNVDYNQQKVTVWEICNKNDVLATMKSKRKEARFWNPEDAIADDQMQESSQPPLNKPSLALMKARSLSLKALRKVFTRSFSL, from the exons ATGGCTAATATGCAAATTGTTCCGGCTTCCAAGAATGTGCAGGCACAGTACGTGGAGATGATGGTCCCTCTGTATTCCTATGGCTGTGAGAGGAAAGTGAAGAAGACCCTTTCCCATCTCAAAG GAATTTATTCAGTAAACGTAGATTACAATCAGCAGAAGGTGACAGTGTGGGAAATATGCAACAAGAATGATGTATTAGCGACCATGAAAAGCAAGAGAAAAGAAGCTCGTTTTTGGAATCCAGAGGATGCCATTGCTGATGATCAAATGCAAGAATCATCACAGCCACCACTCAATAAGCCATCTTTAGCCCTAATGAAGGCTCGCTCTCTAAGCTTGAAGGCTTTGAGAAAGGTCTTCACTAGATCATTTTccttgtaa